In Gulosibacter molinativorax, a single window of DNA contains:
- a CDS encoding aminotransferase class I/II-fold pyridoxal phosphate-dependent enzyme: MKISRRAIETEPFHALAFGQRASELQAEGHRVVKLSVGEPSFGAPAAAREAMREVMDGRPMPYTSSLGLPALREAIAGFYRDQHGVEVDPARIVITSGASSALLVVAAATIDPGDEVIMADPSYPSNRELVGAFGGRVVSVPTSAQTRFQLDARSVASAWTEMTTAIMIASPSNPAGTSVPFDELAEICRFAKDRDAWRIVDEIYLNLADPQPDGSPARTVLATDPDAIVINSFSKYFGMTGWRLGWAVLPEALLPALEWLAMNFFLSASAPIQQAALACFTEESLAEYERRRVELVERRQFVLEGLAEIGLPVPVPPDGAFYVYIDVSGTGLDSWTFCERVLEEVHVALTPGRDFGTVTADTHVRLSYAAEREELAEGIRRLGQFLTRLG; encoded by the coding sequence GTGAAGATATCCCGTCGTGCCATCGAGACCGAACCGTTCCACGCGCTCGCGTTTGGCCAGCGTGCCTCCGAGCTGCAGGCCGAGGGACACCGCGTTGTCAAGCTCTCGGTCGGGGAGCCCTCCTTCGGTGCGCCGGCGGCGGCGCGCGAGGCGATGCGCGAGGTAATGGATGGGCGGCCCATGCCCTACACATCCTCGCTCGGCCTGCCCGCGCTGCGCGAAGCCATCGCCGGGTTCTATCGCGACCAGCACGGCGTCGAGGTCGATCCCGCCCGGATCGTGATCACCTCCGGGGCCTCGTCGGCGCTGCTTGTAGTGGCCGCGGCCACGATCGACCCCGGCGACGAGGTCATCATGGCCGACCCCTCGTATCCGAGTAACCGGGAACTCGTCGGGGCCTTCGGCGGCAGGGTCGTTTCGGTGCCCACCTCGGCGCAGACCAGGTTCCAGCTGGATGCGCGCTCCGTCGCCTCGGCCTGGACCGAGATGACCACGGCGATCATGATCGCGTCGCCGTCGAACCCCGCGGGGACCTCCGTGCCGTTCGACGAACTCGCGGAGATCTGCCGGTTCGCGAAAGACCGCGACGCGTGGCGGATCGTGGACGAGATCTACCTCAACCTTGCCGACCCGCAGCCCGACGGTTCGCCGGCGCGGACGGTGCTCGCGACCGACCCGGATGCGATCGTCATCAACAGCTTCTCGAAGTACTTCGGGATGACGGGGTGGCGCCTCGGATGGGCCGTGCTGCCCGAAGCCCTTTTGCCGGCGCTCGAGTGGCTCGCGATGAATTTCTTCCTCTCAGCCTCCGCGCCGATTCAGCAGGCCGCGCTCGCGTGCTTCACCGAGGAATCCCTCGCGGAGTACGAGCGTCGCCGCGTCGAACTGGTCGAGCGGCGGCAGTTTGTGCTCGAAGGCCTGGCGGAAATTGGCCTCCCGGTCCCCGTGCCGCCCGACGGTGCGTTCTACGTCTACATCGATGTCAGCGGCACCGGGCTCGACTCGTGGACGTTCTGCGAGCGCGTGCTCGAAGAAGTCCACGTTGCATTGACACCGGGCCGGGACTTCGGAACGGTGACCGCGGACACCCATGTGCGGTTGTCCTATGCCGCGGAACGCGAAGAACTGGCCGAGGGCATCCGCCGGCTCGGCCAGTTCTTGACGCGACTGGGGTAG
- a CDS encoding ArsR/SmtB family transcription factor, with product MVSYQSVPDASRYDAGSLSEAEIDRVFRALADSTRRDIVRRTLAAALTVSDLAADYDMSFAAVQKHVTVLTGAGLVTKHPQGRERLVRGNPETIRQAQSLLERYEALWRGRIDRLDALLD from the coding sequence ATGGTTTCATATCAATCTGTTCCGGATGCATCCCGCTACGACGCGGGGTCGCTGAGCGAGGCGGAGATCGACCGGGTATTCCGGGCGCTCGCCGACTCGACTCGGCGGGACATCGTGCGCCGGACACTCGCGGCGGCGTTGACCGTCTCCGACCTCGCCGCGGACTACGACATGTCGTTCGCGGCGGTGCAGAAACACGTGACCGTGCTCACCGGAGCCGGGCTCGTGACGAAGCACCCCCAAGGCCGCGAGCGACTCGTTCGCGGTAATCCCGAAACCATCCGCCAAGCTCAGTCACTCCTCGAGCGATACGAGGCGCTGTGGCGAGGACGCATTGACCGACTCGATGCCCTGCTCGACTAA
- a CDS encoding CYTH and CHAD domain-containing protein, with protein sequence MTSSNASTTGQFSAEDIDRQVEIERKYAVPKGVRVPELDQLGAASPERFDILVADYYDTPDLALLNAHITLRRRTGGDDAGWHLKTPGTGDARHETRMPLKRGRRIPIALRAEVAEIVGEKPLLPVVRIRTERTTTELYGEDGSARAEIVADVVDATVLRSDVNVHEVWAEVEVELAASEPESTFGGIEELLGAAGIERSPSASKLGHILADVPPLERPDADSAAVEVALAALAEHFGRFQALEGAVANDEPDAVHQARVALRRMRSILQVYRKVFDRGDADRLRDELRWAGEKLGGPRDAEVIQSELIELLDSLEPEQLVGPVRARIQTELAERHDREFGKLLVAMASPRWDSVFASATEFIVEVPATSAGRRPARVTLDRLAGESVAKTAQRNKAAKKHPEALEGWHEVRKGAKGARYAHEVLAGIGSKGAERRREKWKKVTSAFGEVQDCVILQEQLGTFESAARRTDEPVDTYVLLRAKLGEKRDAALLRGRTLLAEVLDD encoded by the coding sequence ATGACGTCGTCGAACGCATCCACCACCGGGCAATTCTCTGCCGAAGATATCGACCGTCAGGTCGAAATTGAGCGGAAGTACGCCGTACCGAAGGGTGTCCGTGTTCCAGAGCTCGACCAGCTCGGCGCGGCCTCGCCCGAGCGATTCGACATCCTCGTGGCCGACTATTACGACACGCCTGACTTGGCACTCTTGAACGCGCACATCACGCTCCGCCGACGTACCGGCGGCGATGACGCGGGGTGGCATCTTAAGACACCCGGCACGGGTGATGCACGGCACGAGACGCGCATGCCGCTCAAGCGTGGTCGGCGCATCCCGATTGCACTGCGCGCCGAGGTTGCGGAAATCGTGGGGGAGAAGCCGCTCCTCCCGGTGGTGCGGATTCGCACCGAGCGAACGACAACGGAGCTGTACGGCGAAGACGGTTCCGCGCGGGCGGAGATCGTCGCCGACGTCGTCGACGCCACCGTCCTGCGCAGCGACGTGAACGTGCACGAGGTCTGGGCGGAGGTGGAGGTCGAACTCGCCGCATCCGAGCCCGAGTCGACCTTTGGCGGCATCGAGGAACTTCTCGGCGCCGCTGGCATCGAGCGATCGCCATCCGCCTCGAAGCTCGGACACATCCTCGCAGATGTGCCGCCGCTCGAGCGACCGGATGCGGATTCGGCGGCTGTCGAGGTCGCACTCGCGGCCCTCGCCGAACACTTTGGGCGATTTCAGGCGCTCGAGGGTGCGGTCGCGAACGACGAGCCCGACGCCGTCCACCAGGCGCGAGTGGCGTTGCGTCGGATGCGGAGCATCCTGCAGGTCTATCGCAAGGTGTTTGACCGGGGTGACGCGGACAGACTTCGGGATGAGCTCCGCTGGGCGGGCGAGAAGCTGGGTGGTCCGCGCGATGCCGAGGTTATCCAGTCCGAGCTGATCGAGCTGCTCGACTCGCTTGAACCGGAGCAGCTCGTCGGGCCCGTGCGGGCGCGCATCCAAACCGAGCTTGCCGAGCGGCACGACCGAGAGTTCGGCAAGCTGCTTGTGGCCATGGCGTCGCCGCGCTGGGACTCGGTCTTCGCATCCGCCACCGAGTTCATCGTCGAGGTGCCAGCGACGAGCGCCGGGCGGCGGCCCGCGCGCGTCACGCTCGACCGGCTCGCGGGGGAGTCCGTCGCGAAGACTGCGCAGCGGAACAAGGCGGCCAAGAAGCATCCCGAGGCGCTCGAGGGGTGGCACGAAGTGCGGAAGGGCGCCAAGGGCGCACGCTACGCTCACGAGGTGCTGGCCGGGATCGGGTCGAAAGGTGCTGAGCGTCGGCGTGAGAAATGGAAGAAGGTCACGAGCGCCTTCGGCGAGGTGCAGGACTGCGTGATTTTGCAGGAGCAGCTCGGCACGTTCGAGTCGGCCGCGCGTCGTACCGATGAGCCGGTAGACACGTATGTGCTACTGCGGGCAAAGCTCGGCGAGAAGCGGGATGCGGCGCTCTTGCGGGGGCGCACGTTGCTTGCCGAAGTGCTCGACGATTAG
- a CDS encoding ammonium transporter, translating into MTAADVSAGDTAWVLISAALVLMMTPGLAFFYGGMVRAKSVLNMVMMSIVTMGLIGVLWVLVGFSLVFGESIGGVIGNPFDFAGLTAIMSPDAVVGGVPVLIFAGFQAAFAIIAVALVSGAVADRMKFSAWVVFAIVWALLVYFPAAHWVFAFDDSVSAHGGFIANTLGAIDFAGGTAIHINAGAAALALCLVLGPRMGFGKTPMRPHNLPLVMLGAALLWIGWFGFNAGSALGANGTASLAWVNTLAAPAGALLAWLLAERIRDGKPTSLGAASGIVAGLVGITPAAASVSPLGAIVIGILAGVGSALAIGLKTKLGYDDSLDVVGVHLVAGLIGTLAIGFLADPATPTGAAGLFYGGGLGLFGTQAVSAFIVLAYSFLVTGLIAIVLKKTMGLRVSAKAESAGIDVAEHAESGYDFSQVPYSAQNIKSTIVIPAPQKEEASK; encoded by the coding sequence ATGACCGCAGCAGATGTATCTGCCGGAGACACCGCGTGGGTGCTCATAAGCGCCGCGCTCGTGTTGATGATGACCCCCGGCCTCGCATTCTTCTATGGCGGAATGGTGCGCGCGAAGAGCGTGCTGAACATGGTGATGATGTCGATCGTCACGATGGGCCTCATCGGGGTCCTCTGGGTGCTCGTCGGCTTCTCGCTCGTCTTCGGCGAATCGATAGGCGGCGTCATCGGCAACCCGTTCGACTTCGCCGGTCTGACGGCAATCATGAGTCCCGACGCCGTCGTTGGTGGCGTTCCCGTACTGATCTTCGCGGGGTTCCAGGCAGCGTTCGCCATCATCGCGGTCGCCCTCGTCAGCGGCGCAGTCGCCGATCGTATGAAGTTCTCGGCGTGGGTCGTCTTCGCGATCGTCTGGGCGCTGCTTGTCTACTTCCCCGCCGCCCACTGGGTCTTCGCCTTTGACGACTCGGTCTCGGCACACGGTGGTTTCATCGCGAACACGCTCGGCGCGATCGACTTTGCCGGCGGTACGGCCATCCACATCAACGCCGGTGCGGCAGCCCTCGCGCTGTGTCTCGTGCTCGGCCCGCGCATGGGCTTCGGCAAGACCCCGATGCGTCCCCACAACCTGCCGCTCGTCATGCTCGGCGCCGCGCTCCTGTGGATCGGCTGGTTCGGCTTCAACGCGGGCTCGGCGCTCGGCGCGAACGGCACCGCCTCGCTGGCCTGGGTCAACACCCTCGCCGCCCCGGCAGGGGCGCTGCTGGCCTGGCTGCTGGCCGAACGGATCCGCGACGGGAAGCCGACCTCGCTCGGCGCCGCCTCCGGTATCGTCGCGGGCCTCGTGGGCATCACCCCGGCCGCCGCTTCGGTGAGCCCCCTCGGGGCGATCGTCATCGGCATTCTCGCCGGTGTCGGCTCGGCGCTCGCCATCGGCCTCAAGACGAAGCTCGGCTACGACGACTCCCTCGACGTCGTAGGCGTCCACCTCGTTGCGGGCCTCATCGGCACCCTCGCGATCGGCTTCCTCGCCGACCCGGCCACCCCGACCGGCGCAGCAGGCCTGTTCTACGGCGGTGGGCTCGGTTTGTTCGGCACCCAGGCGGTCAGCGCCTTCATCGTGCTCGCATATAGCTTCCTTGTCACCGGCCTCATCGCGATCGTGCTGAAGAAGACCATGGGCCTTCGCGTCAGTGCCAAGGCCGAGTCTGCCGGAATCGATGTCGCTGAGCACGCCGAGTCGGGCTACGACTTCTCGCAGGTCCCCTACTCCGCACAGAACATCAAGAGCACCATCGTCATCCCCGCCCCACAGAAAGAAGAGGCCAGCAAGTGA
- a CDS encoding helix-turn-helix domain-containing protein, which produces MTSVDSVPGGEISPPVEGGRPLGTPPMSLEQSIAQSARQMRLARGLTLAELAAKVGISRQMLSKIENAQTSSSLGTIDALAKGLEVPVTSLFRAADNEAQAVYVKAGQAPETVRRGSNLGHNYRLLGALTGRNSNLEPLLVTLTEDSQVFPLFQHTGTEFVYVLEGKMEYQHQDRTYLLETGDSVLFDGEGVHGPANLIETPVRFLSIFAHQDKVLDSFSDSHPHVSAKRSE; this is translated from the coding sequence ATGACGTCTGTCGATAGCGTTCCGGGTGGGGAGATTAGCCCTCCCGTTGAGGGTGGGCGGCCGCTCGGTACTCCGCCGATGTCGCTCGAGCAGTCGATCGCGCAGAGCGCCCGGCAGATGCGGCTCGCCCGCGGGCTCACGCTCGCCGAGCTCGCCGCGAAGGTGGGCATCAGTCGACAGATGCTCTCGAAGATCGAAAACGCGCAGACCTCCTCGAGCCTCGGGACGATCGACGCGCTCGCGAAAGGCCTCGAGGTACCGGTCACGAGCCTCTTCCGCGCGGCCGACAACGAGGCGCAGGCCGTGTACGTCAAGGCCGGCCAGGCGCCGGAGACGGTCCGTCGAGGGAGCAATCTCGGCCACAACTATCGGCTGCTGGGAGCCCTCACGGGTCGCAACAGCAACCTCGAGCCGCTCCTTGTGACGTTGACCGAAGACAGCCAGGTGTTCCCGCTGTTCCAGCACACCGGCACCGAATTCGTCTACGTCCTCGAGGGCAAGATGGAGTACCAGCACCAAGACCGTACCTACCTCTTGGAGACGGGCGACAGTGTCTTGTTCGACGGCGAGGGCGTGCACGGTCCGGCGAACCTTATCGAGACCCCGGTGCGATTCCTGTCGATCTTCGCCCACCAGGACAAGGTGCTCGATTCCTTCAGCGATTCGCACCCGCACGTGTCCGCGAAGCGATCCGAGTAG
- a CDS encoding DNA-3-methyladenine glycosylase I: MNDAQDAQHAQGAQDAPGAATVDRVRCEWANGTLTYTEYHDEEWGVPLHGDRDLFERIALEGFQAGLSWITILNKRPRFREVFADFDPAIVAAFGDDEVEQLMGDPGIIRNRQKIQATIHNAGLVNAMAPGELDALLWSFAPEPRERPLSAGEVPATTPESIALSKELRRRGFKFVGPTTMYALMQATGMVDDHVEGCWRAQEPERIERG, from the coding sequence ATGAATGACGCACAGGATGCACAGCACGCACAGGGTGCACAGGATGCTCCGGGAGCCGCGACGGTGGACCGCGTCCGATGCGAATGGGCAAACGGAACGCTCACCTACACGGAGTACCACGACGAAGAGTGGGGCGTGCCACTCCACGGCGATCGCGATCTCTTCGAACGGATCGCGCTCGAGGGTTTTCAGGCCGGCCTGTCGTGGATCACGATCCTCAATAAGCGGCCGCGATTTCGTGAGGTGTTTGCCGATTTTGACCCCGCGATTGTCGCCGCATTTGGCGACGACGAGGTGGAGCAGCTCATGGGCGATCCCGGAATCATCCGCAATCGACAAAAGATCCAGGCCACGATTCACAACGCGGGGCTCGTCAATGCGATGGCGCCCGGGGAGCTTGATGCGCTCCTGTGGTCATTCGCGCCCGAGCCCCGCGAGCGCCCGCTGAGCGCGGGTGAGGTCCCCGCAACTACCCCGGAGTCGATCGCATTGAGCAAGGAGCTGCGTCGACGCGGCTTCAAGTTTGTCGGCCCCACGACGATGTATGCGCTCATGCAGGCGACGGGAATGGTCGATGATCACGTCGAGGGCTGCTGGCGCGCGCAGGAGCCCGAGCGCATCGAGCGCGGCTAG
- a CDS encoding RNA-binding S4 domain-containing protein, which yields MSDSVRLDVWLWSVRVFKTRSMATSAVRGGKVRVNGEHHKASYGVKIGDEVRIRIEGFDRVLVVKELLSKRVGAPLAATAYEDKSPPRPPREFSAPIARRDRGLGRPTKRDRREIDRLLGRSERDGRDDWPGLDQLRDRGE from the coding sequence ATGAGTGATTCCGTTCGCCTAGATGTGTGGTTGTGGTCCGTGCGAGTCTTCAAGACCCGGTCGATGGCGACGAGCGCCGTCCGAGGGGGCAAGGTGCGCGTGAACGGCGAGCATCACAAGGCCTCGTATGGCGTCAAGATTGGCGACGAGGTCCGAATTCGAATCGAGGGGTTCGATCGGGTCCTCGTTGTCAAGGAACTGCTGTCGAAGCGCGTCGGTGCGCCACTCGCGGCCACGGCCTACGAAGACAAGTCGCCGCCCCGACCGCCGCGCGAATTCAGCGCCCCGATCGCCCGTCGCGATCGCGGCCTCGGTCGCCCAACAAAGCGTGATCGGCGCGAGATCGATCGACTCCTCGGGCGCAGCGAGCGGGACGGTCGTGATGACTGGCCTGGGCTCGATCAGCTCCGGGACAGAGGCGAGTAG
- a CDS encoding SRPBCC family protein: MTIVAEFAAPVSRLWEAYADPRQLERFWGPVGWPATVTRHDMYPGGITNYYMSGPEGEISRGYWEFLKVDPGHSFEVLDGFALEDGAPNREAPSMRMVFEFSETAAGSRLDMTTHFSSLEELKSLVEQGMEEGTASAMSQMDAVITDLRSYAAEMPASIALVGDTQARVSRIIHGSVDQVWAAHHEPSRLKRWNLGPDGWALVVADMAEEVGSQYRFEWEPTTAEGERFGFEGELLEINAPYREVTTENMIGMAGPPARNELTLTPVADGTLLTLHITYPSAELREMVIGTGMVDGMEIGYQRLEREVLAA, encoded by the coding sequence ATGACCATCGTCGCCGAATTCGCGGCGCCCGTGAGCAGACTGTGGGAGGCCTACGCCGACCCTCGTCAGCTCGAGAGGTTTTGGGGCCCAGTCGGCTGGCCCGCGACTGTCACCCGCCACGACATGTACCCGGGCGGGATCACCAATTACTACATGAGCGGCCCGGAGGGCGAGATTTCGCGGGGCTATTGGGAGTTCCTCAAGGTCGACCCTGGGCATTCGTTTGAGGTGCTCGACGGCTTTGCGCTTGAGGACGGCGCGCCGAATCGCGAGGCGCCCTCGATGCGCATGGTCTTCGAGTTCTCTGAGACCGCCGCTGGCTCCCGCTTGGATATGACGACGCACTTCAGCAGCCTGGAGGAACTCAAGTCGCTCGTGGAGCAGGGTATGGAAGAGGGGACCGCTTCGGCAATGAGCCAGATGGATGCGGTCATCACCGACCTGCGCTCCTACGCGGCCGAGATGCCTGCGTCGATTGCGCTTGTAGGTGACACGCAGGCCCGCGTGAGCCGGATCATCCACGGCTCGGTCGACCAGGTGTGGGCCGCGCACCACGAACCCAGTCGGCTCAAGCGTTGGAACCTGGGTCCCGACGGTTGGGCCTTGGTCGTCGCCGATATGGCCGAAGAGGTTGGCTCACAGTATCGCTTCGAGTGGGAGCCGACGACAGCGGAGGGTGAGCGATTCGGCTTCGAGGGCGAGCTACTCGAGATCAATGCGCCCTACCGCGAGGTAACGACCGAGAACATGATCGGGATGGCTGGTCCACCGGCTCGCAATGAGCTGACGCTGACGCCGGTCGCCGATGGGACGCTCCTCACCCTCCACATCACCTACCCCTCCGCCGAGCTGCGTGAGATGGTCATTGGCACCGGCATGGTGGATGGCATGGAGATTGGCTACCAACGCCTCGAGCGCGAGGTGCTCGCGGCATAA
- a CDS encoding P-II family nitrogen regulator — translation MKLITAILQPAVLTEVQVALAQHGITGMTVSECAGYGRQNGHREVYRGAEYTIDFVAKARLELLVTDEASEAVIRVITDTAHTGNVGDGKIWSTPADDIVRIRTGERGDAAL, via the coding sequence GTGAAACTCATCACCGCGATCCTCCAGCCCGCCGTCCTGACAGAGGTTCAGGTCGCCCTCGCACAACACGGCATCACCGGTATGACCGTCAGCGAGTGCGCTGGCTATGGCCGCCAAAACGGCCACCGCGAGGTTTACCGCGGGGCCGAATACACGATCGACTTCGTTGCAAAGGCGCGGCTCGAGCTCCTCGTCACCGATGAGGCGTCGGAGGCGGTAATCCGAGTCATCACCGACACTGCCCACACGGGCAACGTCGGCGACGGCAAGATCTGGTCAACCCCCGCGGATGACATTGTGCGCATCCGTACCGGCGAGCGCGGCGACGCGGCGCTCTAG
- a CDS encoding bifunctional nuclease family protein, with protein MIRVTVLGLAIDVQQRPVILLGPIDDPARSDKAMPVWIGAQETASIVAAVQGTNIGRPLTHDLMATLLEVTESRIERVTIPRLEEGTFFAEVELVTSKGKHILDARPSDSIALAVRVGAEVWVADDVFDEVAVETDAAPQPTEEEEIAEFRDFVEHLDPDDFKTEEDEGDK; from the coding sequence ATGATTCGAGTGACTGTACTCGGCCTCGCGATCGACGTGCAACAGCGCCCCGTGATTCTGCTGGGACCGATCGACGATCCCGCTCGTTCCGACAAGGCCATGCCGGTCTGGATCGGGGCGCAGGAAACCGCATCCATCGTCGCCGCCGTACAGGGAACGAACATCGGGCGGCCGCTGACACACGACCTCATGGCGACGCTGCTCGAAGTCACAGAGAGCCGGATCGAACGCGTGACGATTCCCCGGCTCGAAGAAGGCACGTTCTTCGCGGAGGTCGAGCTCGTGACCTCGAAGGGCAAGCACATTCTGGATGCGCGTCCCTCCGACTCGATCGCGCTCGCGGTGAGGGTCGGCGCGGAAGTGTGGGTCGCGGACGACGTGTTCGACGAAGTCGCCGTCGAAACGGACGCCGCACCGCAGCCCACCGAGGAGGAGGAGATCGCGGAGTTCCGAGACTTCGTCGAGCACCTCGACCCCGACGACTTCAAAACCGAAGAGGACGAGGGCGACAAGTAG
- a CDS encoding CDP-alcohol phosphatidyltransferase family protein, translating into MARKLRVLTVPNLITVSRMALLVPVVKGILAPEPKHSTFTLTALWASTDWVDGWFARRFDQQSRLGEIIDPIADRTGIAAVATALTASGSLPAVATATIAGTDVVAALGAGKAALEGRIHVSKVGKLRSLVMFVGMTALVAERSGYPELGKFGRATTLVGVVLHVYCGAKYVVDAFRTRPRRQRAVRG; encoded by the coding sequence ATGGCGCGCAAGCTACGGGTTCTTACCGTTCCCAACCTGATCACCGTCTCCCGGATGGCCCTGCTCGTGCCGGTCGTAAAAGGCATTCTTGCGCCAGAGCCGAAGCACAGCACGTTCACGCTGACCGCGCTGTGGGCCTCGACCGACTGGGTCGACGGCTGGTTCGCACGGCGCTTTGATCAGCAGTCGCGGCTGGGAGAGATCATCGATCCGATCGCGGACCGTACCGGAATCGCCGCGGTTGCGACGGCATTGACCGCCTCGGGCTCGCTGCCGGCGGTGGCCACCGCGACGATCGCCGGCACGGATGTCGTGGCTGCCCTGGGCGCCGGAAAAGCGGCGCTCGAGGGGCGCATCCACGTGAGCAAGGTAGGCAAGCTCCGCAGCCTCGTCATGTTCGTGGGGATGACTGCGCTCGTGGCGGAGCGAAGCGGGTACCCGGAGCTCGGGAAATTCGGTCGTGCGACGACGCTCGTCGGCGTGGTCCTTCACGTCTACTGCGGCGCCAAGTATGTCGTCGACGCCTTCCGGACCCGTCCGAGGCGACAGCGGGCGGTCCGCGGCTAG
- the ppk2 gene encoding polyphosphate kinase 2: MSKFDHVNEAAKPPKLNKAAYETELKRLQAKLVELQQWVIENDERVILIFEGRDAAGKGSAIKRINQYLNPRHARIVALPKPTDRERSQWYFQRYVEHLPAAGEIVIFDRSWYNRAGVERVMGFCTEKEYHRFLRQAPIFERMLTEDGIHLAKYWFSVSDAEQELRFRSRADDPMRRWKLSPMDVESINRWEDYSRAKDSMFAATDLPGIRWVTVESEDKKRSRINVINDILNRIPWERVEPREIEIPERPKERETAYERPDRSDFEYAEDVAAKLEA, translated from the coding sequence ATGTCGAAATTCGATCACGTCAATGAAGCCGCGAAACCTCCGAAGCTCAACAAGGCCGCCTATGAGACCGAGCTGAAACGGCTCCAGGCCAAACTTGTCGAGCTGCAGCAGTGGGTGATCGAGAACGACGAGCGCGTCATCCTCATCTTCGAGGGACGGGATGCGGCGGGCAAGGGTTCCGCGATCAAACGCATCAACCAGTACCTCAACCCGCGTCATGCCCGCATCGTCGCGCTGCCGAAACCGACCGATCGGGAGCGCTCCCAGTGGTACTTCCAGCGTTATGTCGAACACCTGCCCGCGGCGGGTGAGATCGTGATTTTCGATCGCTCCTGGTACAACCGTGCCGGGGTCGAGCGAGTCATGGGGTTCTGCACCGAGAAGGAGTACCACCGGTTCCTGCGCCAGGCGCCGATATTCGAGCGGATGCTTACGGAGGATGGGATCCACCTCGCGAAGTACTGGTTCTCCGTATCGGACGCGGAGCAGGAGCTGCGGTTCCGGTCACGAGCCGACGACCCGATGCGCCGGTGGAAGCTCTCGCCGATGGACGTCGAGTCGATCAATCGGTGGGAGGACTACTCGCGGGCGAAGGACAGCATGTTCGCGGCGACTGACCTGCCCGGAATCCGCTGGGTCACCGTCGAGAGCGAGGACAAGAAGCGCTCGCGCATCAACGTGATCAACGACATCCTGAACCGCATCCCGTGGGAGCGGGTCGAGCCGCGCGAAATCGAAATCCCGGAGCGGCCGAAGGAGCGCGAGACGGCATACGAGCGCCCCGACCGCAGCGATTTTGAGTACGCGGAGGATGTCGCGGCAAAGCTCGAGGCTTAG